In Synechococcus sp. CB0101, a genomic segment contains:
- a CDS encoding aldo/keto reductase: MLPVRRFGRTELPMPVLSLGGMRFQQSWSDLPADQISPESQANLRATLEAAVAAGFRHVETARHYGSSERQLGWLLPQVPDPGRILQTKVPPQADPEAFEAELRLSFERLAVQRVDLLAIHGLNRSDHLEQTLRPGGCLEVVRRWQAEGRVGSVGFSTHGPLPLILEAINSGAFDYINLHWYFIRQDNRPAIEAAIAQDMGVFVISPTDKGGHLHTPSPQLLELCAPLHPIVFNDLFCLSAPGIHTISVGAARPEDLELHLQAVALLPQAAQLLPPIVARLEQARHEALGDAWLESWQQGLPAWQDTPGGINLPTLLWLHNLVEAWGLEGYARARYGLLGAGSHWFPGANADALDHGVSEAELLQALAASPWAEQIPPVLRALRQRVGGQATRRLMDD; the protein is encoded by the coding sequence ATGCTGCCGGTTCGTCGCTTTGGCCGCACGGAGCTGCCGATGCCCGTGTTGTCGCTCGGGGGGATGCGCTTTCAGCAGAGCTGGAGCGATCTGCCGGCTGATCAGATCAGTCCAGAGAGCCAGGCCAACCTGCGCGCCACCCTCGAGGCGGCGGTAGCCGCCGGCTTCCGGCATGTGGAAACCGCGCGCCATTACGGCAGTTCCGAGCGGCAGTTGGGCTGGTTGTTGCCGCAGGTGCCGGATCCAGGCCGGATTCTGCAAACCAAGGTGCCGCCCCAGGCTGATCCGGAAGCCTTTGAAGCTGAGCTGCGTCTCAGTTTTGAGCGTCTGGCTGTGCAGCGCGTCGACCTGCTGGCCATTCATGGACTGAACCGTTCTGACCATTTGGAGCAAACCCTTCGGCCCGGGGGGTGCCTGGAGGTGGTGCGGCGCTGGCAGGCGGAGGGCCGCGTGGGGTCGGTGGGTTTTTCCACCCATGGCCCATTGCCGCTGATCCTGGAGGCGATCAACAGCGGCGCCTTCGATTACATCAATCTCCACTGGTATTTCATTCGCCAGGACAACCGGCCCGCGATTGAGGCCGCCATCGCCCAGGACATGGGCGTATTCGTGATCAGCCCGACCGATAAAGGCGGCCACCTGCACACCCCATCGCCGCAGCTGCTGGAGCTGTGTGCGCCCCTGCATCCGATCGTGTTCAACGATCTCTTCTGCCTGAGCGCGCCGGGGATTCACACCATCAGCGTGGGAGCAGCGCGCCCGGAAGACTTGGAGCTGCACCTGCAAGCCGTGGCGTTGCTGCCCCAGGCGGCCCAGCTGCTGCCCCCGATCGTGGCGCGGTTGGAGCAGGCCCGCCACGAAGCCCTGGGCGACGCGTGGCTGGAGAGTTGGCAGCAGGGCTTACCGGCTTGGCAGGACACACCTGGCGGGATCAACCTGCCCACCTTGCTCTGGTTGCACAACCTCGTGGAGGCCTGGGGCCTGGAGGGCTACGCCAGAGCCCGCTATGGGCTGCTGGGCGCCGGTAGCCATTGGTTTCCCGGTGCCAATGCCGATGCCCTCGATCACGGTGTGAGCGAGGCGGAGCTGCTGCAGGCCTTGGCGGCCAGCCC
- a CDS encoding ferredoxin: MSVDPAVAFAAASAPAALATGREPVLGGALRQKAVWVDEAVCIGCRYCTHVAANTFLVEEDWGRSRAIRQDGDSTERIQEAIDTCPVDCIHWVSYEDLPALEEQTLNQELQPLGLPTPARPRRTLPRANS; this comes from the coding sequence GTGAGCGTCGATCCTGCGGTTGCCTTTGCGGCCGCTTCGGCGCCAGCGGCTCTGGCCACGGGCCGTGAGCCTGTGCTCGGTGGGGCCTTGCGCCAGAAAGCCGTATGGGTGGATGAAGCGGTGTGCATCGGTTGCCGCTACTGCACCCATGTGGCGGCCAATACCTTTTTGGTGGAAGAAGACTGGGGCCGCTCCCGTGCCATTCGCCAGGACGGCGACAGCACGGAGCGCATCCAAGAGGCCATCGACACCTGTCCGGTGGATTGCATCCATTGGGTGAGCTACGAGGACTTGCCCGCCCTGGAAGAGCAAACCTTGAACCAAGAGCTCCAACCCCTGGGGCTGCCCACACCGGCCAGGCCCCGCCGGACCTTGCCCCGGGCCAACTCCTGA
- a CDS encoding DUF1257 domain-containing protein, with protein MSHFSTVKTELRDRAALIDALRDLGHDPREGDRAVRGYRGQTVQADLALLGEEGGDIGFRWNEANGSYELVTDLDLWRQPIPVERFLAKLTQRYALRSILAASSAEGFQVSEQHQTADGSIELVVTRWV; from the coding sequence ATGTCGCACTTCAGCACCGTTAAAACGGAACTGCGTGATCGCGCCGCCCTGATCGACGCGCTGCGCGATCTCGGTCACGACCCCCGTGAGGGCGATCGAGCCGTGCGTGGCTATCGCGGCCAGACTGTGCAGGCTGACCTGGCTCTTCTCGGTGAAGAGGGTGGTGATATCGGCTTCCGCTGGAACGAAGCCAACGGCAGCTATGAGCTCGTGACCGACCTCGACCTCTGGCGTCAGCCCATCCCCGTGGAGCGATTCCTCGCGAAGCTCACCCAGCGGTATGCCCTGCGCAGCATCCTGGCGGCCTCCAGCGCCGAAGGCTTCCAGGTGAGTGAACAGCATCAGACGGCTGATGGGTCGATCGAGCTGGTGGTGACCCGCTGGGTGTGA
- a CDS encoding DUF2997 domain-containing protein codes for MAQQTIRFRIRPDGRVEELVEGIAGSGCEQLTEGIEARLGSVQQRQATSEAFQASQAAVTPEQTQTLPSSVS; via the coding sequence ATGGCTCAGCAAACCATCCGCTTTCGGATCCGACCTGATGGTCGGGTTGAAGAGCTGGTGGAAGGCATTGCGGGCAGTGGCTGCGAGCAGCTCACTGAGGGCATTGAAGCCCGGCTTGGCAGCGTGCAACAGCGCCAAGCCACCTCGGAGGCCTTTCAGGCATCCCAGGCCGCGGTAACCCCCGAGCAGACCCAGACCCTTCCTTCATCGGTCTCCTGA
- a CDS encoding HEAT repeat domain-containing protein: MTGPFPEFSQSPADLALDPELLARELAEELLGDPLDELDDPAVALADVAAECDLGLELLRGGHDERMQGLRIFCEHRDPRAPALLVPLLEASCPILRMSAVYALGRNPDLQAVTPLLALLQNDSNGYVRKAVAWSLSSYPDAPVMNPLIRALQSDIAAVRLWAASSLADAGSTGLAKADQAAGQLLQALRIDSEAAVRSNSAWSLGRLYGDLVEPRQLEVVESLLGAMLHDADLAVRDEARLALEQLEDPLVLERLQTLVNEGLLS, encoded by the coding sequence ATGACTGGTCCGTTCCCCGAGTTTTCGCAGAGTCCGGCCGATCTGGCGCTGGACCCGGAACTGCTCGCGCGTGAACTGGCTGAAGAGCTATTGGGCGATCCGCTCGATGAGCTCGACGACCCGGCTGTGGCCTTGGCGGATGTGGCGGCCGAGTGTGACCTGGGCCTGGAGCTGCTACGCGGCGGCCACGATGAACGGATGCAGGGGCTGCGCATCTTCTGCGAGCACCGCGATCCCCGGGCGCCGGCTTTGCTTGTGCCGTTGCTGGAGGCCAGCTGCCCGATCCTGCGGATGAGCGCGGTGTATGCCCTCGGCCGCAACCCGGATCTGCAGGCCGTGACCCCGCTGCTGGCGTTGCTGCAGAACGACAGCAATGGCTATGTGCGCAAGGCGGTGGCCTGGAGCTTGAGCAGTTATCCAGATGCGCCGGTGATGAACCCGCTGATCCGCGCGCTGCAGAGCGATATCGCGGCGGTGCGCCTCTGGGCTGCGAGTTCCCTGGCCGATGCCGGCTCCACGGGCCTGGCTAAGGCGGATCAGGCTGCGGGGCAGCTGCTTCAGGCGCTGCGCATTGATAGTGAAGCGGCGGTGCGCAGCAACAGCGCCTGGTCGCTCGGGCGCCTCTATGGCGATCTGGTGGAGCCGCGCCAGCTGGAGGTGGTGGAGTCGCTGCTGGGGGCGATGCTGCACGACGCCGATCTCGCGGTGCGGGATGAGGCCCGTCTGGCCCTCGAGCAACTGGAGGATCCCCTGGTGCTGGAGCGTTTGCAGACCCTGGTGAACGAAGGCCTGCTGAGCTGA
- a CDS encoding sodium:solute symporter family protein codes for MTSIDWAIVIAYLVASLFVGLWLARRNRTEADYFVAGRQLKGWLAGASMAATTFSIDTPLYVAGLVGVRGLAGNWEWWSFGVAHVAMAVVFAPLWRRSGVLTDAALTELRYGGPTAAWLRGVKAFLFALPINCIGLGYAFLAMAKVSEALGLAPTPQAKVTLLAIVALLVLIYTAAGGLWAVVVTDMLQLVLALLGAIAVSVAAVHEAGGMDSLLESIRSLSRPELLSLVPWHVEGGRLQWLDGAGISIATFSSYLALQWWSFRRSDGGGEFIQRLLATRDEREARTAGWVFLAVNYLLRSWPWIIVALAAVALLPDQTDWEQSYPLLAVQLLPPVVLGLVVVSLVAAFMSTVSTSVNWGASYLTHDLYQRFIRPKASEKELLLVGQLASVLLVVFGVITALMSTSIGTVFRLVIAMGTGPGVVLVLRWFWWRVNAAAELAALLGGFLIGFSTSVVPLLRIDDYGVRLLVTTLLTAALWLLAMFATPPESPEVLERFVRQVRPPGPGWTQWRQRTAVHADETLPDLLLLLIAGCALLFGALLGIGGFLLKLQLWGWGGLVMAVVGALLLRRGTGRVPAEG; via the coding sequence ATGACCAGCATCGATTGGGCGATCGTCATCGCCTATCTGGTGGCGAGTCTCTTCGTTGGACTCTGGCTGGCCCGCCGCAATCGCACCGAGGCCGACTACTTCGTTGCTGGTCGTCAGCTCAAGGGTTGGCTGGCCGGGGCATCGATGGCGGCCACCACCTTCTCGATCGACACCCCCCTCTATGTGGCTGGTCTGGTGGGTGTGCGCGGCCTCGCCGGTAACTGGGAGTGGTGGAGCTTCGGTGTGGCCCACGTCGCCATGGCTGTGGTGTTCGCTCCGCTCTGGAGACGTAGCGGCGTCCTCACGGATGCAGCCCTGACGGAATTGCGTTACGGAGGGCCTACCGCCGCATGGTTGCGGGGCGTTAAGGCCTTTTTGTTTGCCCTGCCGATCAACTGCATTGGCCTGGGTTATGCGTTTTTGGCCATGGCCAAGGTGAGTGAGGCCCTGGGTTTGGCGCCTACTCCTCAGGCCAAGGTCACTCTGCTGGCCATCGTTGCGCTGCTGGTTTTGATCTACACCGCAGCTGGGGGCCTTTGGGCCGTGGTCGTCACGGACATGCTTCAGCTGGTACTGGCTTTGCTGGGGGCGATCGCTGTCTCTGTGGCGGCGGTCCATGAGGCTGGCGGCATGGATTCCCTGCTGGAGAGCATCCGCAGCCTGTCCCGTCCGGAGCTTTTGTCTCTGGTGCCCTGGCATGTGGAGGGCGGGCGTCTGCAGTGGCTCGATGGCGCGGGGATTTCAATTGCCACTTTCAGCTCTTACTTGGCCTTGCAGTGGTGGAGCTTTCGCCGCAGCGATGGCGGTGGTGAATTCATTCAGCGTTTGCTTGCGACCCGCGATGAGCGCGAAGCTCGCACCGCCGGTTGGGTCTTCCTGGCCGTGAACTACCTCCTACGCAGCTGGCCCTGGATCATTGTGGCGCTGGCCGCAGTGGCCCTACTGCCGGATCAGACCGACTGGGAGCAGAGCTACCCCCTGTTGGCGGTCCAACTGCTTCCCCCCGTGGTCTTGGGGCTGGTCGTCGTCTCCCTCGTGGCGGCTTTCATGAGCACTGTCAGCACCTCGGTGAACTGGGGAGCCAGCTACCTAACCCATGACCTCTACCAGCGCTTTATTCGGCCTAAGGCCAGTGAGAAGGAGTTGCTCCTGGTCGGCCAGCTCGCTTCGGTGCTGCTGGTGGTCTTTGGGGTGATCACCGCCTTGATGAGCACCAGCATCGGCACGGTCTTCCGCTTGGTGATTGCCATGGGGACGGGGCCCGGGGTCGTTCTTGTCTTGCGCTGGTTCTGGTGGCGCGTCAATGCCGCCGCTGAGCTGGCGGCCCTACTGGGCGGCTTCTTGATTGGCTTCTCCACCTCTGTGGTGCCCCTCTTGAGGATCGACGACTACGGGGTACGTCTTTTGGTGACCACGCTGCTGACGGCGGCACTCTGGCTGCTCGCGATGTTTGCGACTCCGCCGGAGTCGCCGGAAGTGCTCGAGCGCTTTGTGCGCCAGGTCCGCCCCCCGGGGCCCGGCTGGACTCAATGGCGGCAGCGGACGGCAGTCCATGCAGACGAGACGCTCCCAGACCTCTTGCTGTTGTTAATCGCTGGCTGTGCCTTGCTCTTTGGCGCCCTGCTGGGAATCGGCGGCTTCCTGCTGAAGCTGCAGCTTTGGGGGTGGGGCGGTTTGGTGATGGCGGTGGTCGGAGCCTTGTTGTTGCGCCGCGGCACCGGTCGCGTGCCGGCGGAGGGATGA
- the rlmN gene encoding 23S rRNA (adenine(2503)-C(2))-methyltransferase RlmN, producing the protein MSQPLLGMGLSALEDWAKQHGQAAFRGRQLHDWLYAKGARQLADVSVLPKGFREQLAAQPPDGAFDWMGRSRELHRSVARDGTTKLLLGTHDGLSIETVGIPAEGRLTVCVSSQVGCPMACRFCATGKGGLQRSLAVHEIVDQVLSVREVMEQRPSHVVFMGMGEPLLNIEAVLDAIQCLCTDLGMAQRQITVSTVGVPRTLPRLAELALERLGRAQFTLAVSLHAPDQRLREELIPTAHAYPIEALLEDCRRYVAITGRRVSFEYILLGGLNDQPRHAAALAQLLRGFQSHVNLIPYNPIEEEEFQRPTPAAVDGFRRALQDRHVAVSVRASRGLDADAACGQLRRRLEGSLEPA; encoded by the coding sequence GTGAGCCAGCCCCTGCTGGGCATGGGGCTTTCGGCCCTCGAGGACTGGGCGAAGCAGCACGGCCAGGCCGCCTTCCGCGGCCGCCAACTGCACGATTGGCTCTATGCCAAAGGAGCCCGTCAGCTGGCCGATGTGTCGGTGTTGCCGAAAGGTTTTCGTGAGCAGCTGGCGGCCCAGCCGCCGGACGGGGCCTTCGACTGGATGGGTCGCTCCCGCGAGTTGCATCGCAGCGTTGCCCGCGATGGCACCACCAAGCTGCTGCTCGGCACCCACGACGGGCTGAGCATTGAAACCGTGGGGATTCCCGCCGAAGGCCGGCTCACCGTCTGTGTGAGCAGCCAGGTGGGCTGCCCGATGGCCTGTCGGTTCTGTGCCACCGGCAAGGGGGGGCTGCAGCGCTCGCTGGCGGTGCACGAGATCGTGGATCAGGTGCTGAGCGTGCGCGAGGTGATGGAGCAGCGCCCCAGCCACGTGGTGTTCATGGGCATGGGGGAGCCGCTGCTCAACATCGAGGCGGTGCTCGATGCCATCCAGTGCCTCTGCACCGATCTGGGCATGGCGCAGCGCCAGATCACCGTGAGCACCGTGGGGGTGCCGCGCACCTTGCCGCGTTTGGCGGAGCTGGCCCTGGAGCGTCTCGGCAGGGCCCAGTTCACCCTGGCGGTGAGCCTGCATGCTCCCGATCAGCGACTGCGCGAAGAGCTCATCCCCACCGCCCATGCCTATCCGATTGAGGCCTTGCTGGAGGATTGCCGCCGCTATGTGGCGATCACCGGCCGGCGGGTGAGCTTCGAATACATCCTCCTCGGCGGGCTCAACGATCAACCCCGCCATGCAGCAGCCCTGGCGCAGCTGCTGCGGGGCTTCCAGAGCCACGTGAACCTGATTCCCTACAACCCGATTGAGGAAGAGGAATTTCAGCGCCCCACCCCGGCGGCCGTGGATGGATTCCGCCGGGCCCTGCAGGATCGGCACGTCGCCGTGAGTGTGCGCGCCAGTCGCGGGCTTGATGCCGATGCCGCCTGCGGTCAGCTGAGGCGCCGCCTTGAGGGAAGTCTAGAGCCCGCGTAG
- a CDS encoding chlorophyll a/b-binding protein: protein MIQPTLVPQRRLPRYGFHTHTERLNGRMAMLGFIALLVVEAQLGHGLLIW, encoded by the coding sequence ATGATTCAGCCCACGCTCGTGCCCCAGCGGCGCCTGCCCCGCTACGGCTTCCACACCCATACCGAGCGGCTGAATGGCCGGATGGCGATGCTGGGCTTCATCGCCCTGCTGGTGGTGGAAGCCCAGCTGGGCCATGGTTTGTTGATCTGGTGA
- a CDS encoding DNA-directed RNA polymerase subunit beta', whose translation MTATPSKKTKKSSKKAAAEAPAPVLGASAPLSKAVPVFRNRTIDKKQLRNLMAWAYKNHGTASTASLADELKDLGFHYATQAAVSISVDDLRIPGEKARLLEEAEQQITDTEERYRLGEITEVERHTKVIDTWTETNERLVEEVKKNFNENDPLNSVWMMANSGARGNMSQVRQLVGMRGLMANPQGEIIDLPIRTNFREGLTVTEYVISSYGARKGLVDTALRTADSGYLTRRLVDVAQDVIVREDDCGTTRGIPIDADDKGRYAAKLVGRLAAEPVLDGDGTVIVDRDGEIDAPTTARIEAAGVKTVVVRSPLTCEAARSVCRKCYGWALAHNELVDLGEAVGIVAAQSIGEPGTQLTMRTFHTGGVSTAETGVVRSLVAGTIEFDSKARVRPYRTPHGVEAQIAETDFNLTVKPSGSGKAQKLAITSGSILFVEAGAETPADVMLAQISSGAAVKKSVEKATKDVICDLAGQVRFEDVIQPKEVTDRQGNITLKAQRLGRMWVYSGDVYNLPPNAQPVVSGNKAVTTGEVLAESRLVSEYGGAVRLRESAGDSREVQIVTTSLTLKDCKLVGESTHSGELWHLEGKDSIRYRLNTHPGTKIANGEVIAELADDRFRTQTGGIVKFAPGLAIKKARSAKNGYEVSKGGTLLWIPQETHEINKDISLLMIEDGQWIEAGTEVVKDIFSQTAGIVTVTQKNDILREIIVRSGQLHHVSDAKAISRYSDGKMVNPGEEIAKGLKAEAMVFVEAVDTAEGGALLLRPVEEYRIPDEAHLPEQGSVVQKNGPSLGLKATQRLAFKDGELIKSVEGVELLKTQLILETHDTTPQMTVDVESVPDKRAKTIDRLQLVILESLLVRRDTLSDASHGSTHTELSVNDGDSVKAGDVVATTQILCKEDGVLALPETVDGEPIRRLIVERASDTRSIDLGSAKPEVEVGQRLVDGDLLAKGVEAPCCGQVESVSGNSVTIRMGRPYMVSPDSVLHVRDGELVQRGDSLALLVFERQKTGDIVQGLPRIEELLEARRPRESAVLCRKAGTVEIKQGEDDDSVSVTVIEGDDAITEYPILLGRNVMVSDSQQVSAGELLTDGPINPHELLECFFEDLRSRKPTLEAAMEAISKLQFRLVQEVQNVYKSQGVTIDDKHIEVIVRQMTSKVRIEDAGDTTLLPGELIELRQVEQVNSAMAITGGAPAEFTPVLLGITKASLNTDSFISAASFQETTRVLTEAAIEGKSDWLRGLKENVIIGRLIPAGTGFSGFEEELRAEAGPHPDILDEDAMNYRRMQNLRPDYTVDMPAAPAPGSAGALLDDPSDEDLEATRSRHGIEASASTTAAFTRPTVEEGLEEELIADPEAMQGLQEEGLLTDE comes from the coding sequence ATGACCGCCACTCCCTCCAAGAAAACCAAGAAGTCCAGCAAGAAGGCCGCAGCCGAAGCTCCGGCACCCGTGCTCGGAGCCTCCGCTCCCCTGAGCAAGGCCGTTCCGGTGTTCCGCAATCGCACCATCGATAAGAAGCAGCTGCGGAACCTGATGGCGTGGGCCTACAAGAACCACGGCACCGCTTCCACCGCCTCCCTGGCGGATGAACTGAAGGATCTGGGCTTCCATTACGCCACCCAGGCGGCCGTGTCGATCTCCGTGGATGACCTGCGGATCCCCGGTGAAAAGGCCCGTCTGCTCGAAGAGGCGGAGCAGCAGATCACCGACACCGAAGAGCGTTATCGCCTCGGTGAAATCACCGAGGTGGAACGTCACACCAAGGTGATCGACACCTGGACCGAGACCAACGAGCGTCTGGTTGAAGAAGTCAAGAAGAACTTCAACGAGAACGATCCGCTCAACTCGGTGTGGATGATGGCCAACTCCGGCGCCCGGGGCAACATGTCCCAGGTGCGTCAGCTGGTGGGCATGCGCGGCCTGATGGCCAACCCCCAGGGCGAAATCATCGACCTTCCGATCCGCACCAACTTCCGTGAGGGTCTGACGGTCACCGAATACGTGATCTCCTCCTACGGCGCCCGTAAGGGTCTGGTGGATACCGCCCTCCGCACCGCCGACTCGGGTTACCTCACCCGCCGTCTGGTGGACGTGGCCCAGGACGTGATCGTGCGCGAGGACGACTGCGGCACGACCCGCGGCATCCCCATCGACGCCGATGACAAGGGCCGTTACGCCGCCAAGCTCGTGGGCCGTCTGGCCGCTGAGCCCGTGCTCGATGGCGACGGCACCGTGATCGTGGATCGCGACGGCGAAATCGACGCCCCCACCACCGCCCGCATCGAAGCGGCTGGTGTGAAGACCGTGGTGGTGCGCTCGCCCCTCACCTGCGAAGCCGCCCGTTCGGTGTGCCGCAAGTGCTATGGCTGGGCCCTGGCCCACAACGAACTGGTCGACCTCGGCGAGGCCGTCGGCATCGTGGCCGCCCAGTCGATCGGTGAGCCCGGTACCCAGCTCACCATGCGGACGTTCCACACCGGTGGTGTGTCCACCGCCGAAACAGGTGTGGTGCGCTCCCTCGTGGCTGGCACGATCGAATTCGACAGCAAGGCCCGCGTGCGTCCTTACCGCACCCCCCACGGTGTGGAAGCCCAGATCGCCGAGACCGACTTCAACCTCACCGTGAAGCCCAGCGGCAGCGGCAAGGCCCAGAAGCTCGCCATCACCTCCGGCTCGATCCTGTTTGTGGAGGCCGGCGCCGAAACCCCTGCCGACGTGATGTTGGCCCAGATCTCTTCCGGCGCCGCCGTGAAGAAGAGCGTGGAGAAGGCCACCAAAGACGTGATCTGCGACCTGGCCGGTCAGGTGCGTTTCGAGGACGTGATTCAGCCCAAGGAGGTCACCGACCGCCAGGGCAACATCACCCTCAAGGCCCAGCGTTTGGGTCGGATGTGGGTGTACAGCGGCGACGTGTACAACCTGCCCCCCAACGCCCAGCCTGTGGTGAGCGGCAATAAAGCTGTCACCACCGGTGAAGTGCTGGCCGAGAGCCGCCTGGTGAGCGAGTACGGCGGTGCGGTGCGCCTGCGCGAAAGCGCCGGTGATTCCCGCGAGGTGCAGATCGTCACCACCAGCCTCACCCTCAAGGATTGCAAGCTCGTGGGTGAATCCACCCACTCCGGTGAGCTCTGGCACCTCGAGGGCAAGGACAGCATTCGCTACCGCCTCAACACCCACCCCGGCACCAAGATCGCCAACGGTGAGGTGATTGCTGAACTCGCCGACGATCGCTTCCGCACCCAGACCGGCGGTATCGTGAAGTTCGCGCCCGGCCTGGCCATCAAGAAGGCCCGCAGCGCCAAGAACGGCTACGAGGTGAGCAAGGGCGGCACCCTGCTCTGGATCCCGCAGGAAACCCACGAGATCAACAAGGACATCTCCCTGTTGATGATCGAGGACGGCCAGTGGATTGAGGCCGGCACCGAGGTGGTGAAGGACATCTTCAGCCAGACCGCCGGCATCGTCACGGTCACGCAGAAGAACGACATCCTGCGCGAGATCATCGTGCGCTCCGGTCAGCTGCACCACGTCTCCGACGCCAAGGCGATTAGCCGCTACAGCGACGGCAAGATGGTGAACCCCGGCGAAGAGATCGCCAAAGGTCTCAAGGCTGAGGCGATGGTGTTCGTCGAGGCTGTCGACACCGCTGAGGGTGGCGCGCTGTTGCTGCGCCCGGTGGAGGAATACCGCATTCCCGATGAGGCCCACCTGCCTGAGCAGGGCAGCGTTGTGCAGAAGAACGGCCCCAGCCTCGGCCTCAAGGCCACCCAGCGCCTCGCCTTCAAGGACGGCGAGCTGATCAAGAGCGTTGAAGGTGTTGAGCTGCTCAAGACGCAGCTGATCCTCGAGACCCACGACACCACCCCCCAGATGACGGTGGATGTGGAGTCGGTGCCCGACAAGCGCGCCAAGACGATCGATCGTCTGCAGCTGGTGATCCTTGAGAGCCTGCTGGTGCGCCGTGACACCCTCTCCGACGCCAGCCACGGTTCCACCCACACCGAGCTCTCCGTCAACGACGGCGACAGCGTGAAGGCTGGTGATGTGGTCGCCACCACTCAGATCCTCTGCAAGGAAGACGGTGTGCTGGCCCTGCCTGAGACCGTCGATGGCGAGCCCATCCGCCGCCTGATCGTCGAGCGCGCCAGCGACACCCGCAGCATCGACCTCGGCTCCGCCAAGCCTGAGGTGGAAGTGGGTCAGCGTCTGGTGGACGGCGATCTGCTGGCTAAGGGCGTGGAAGCTCCCTGCTGCGGTCAGGTGGAGTCGGTCTCCGGCAACAGCGTCACCATCCGCATGGGCCGCCCCTACATGGTGTCGCCCGATTCAGTGCTGCACGTGCGCGACGGCGAACTGGTGCAGCGCGGCGACTCCCTGGCTCTCCTGGTGTTTGAGCGCCAGAAGACCGGTGACATCGTGCAGGGTCTGCCCCGTATTGAGGAGCTGCTCGAAGCCCGTCGTCCGCGGGAATCCGCTGTGCTCTGCCGCAAGGCCGGCACCGTGGAAATCAAGCAGGGCGAAGACGACGATTCCGTGTCCGTCACCGTGATCGAAGGGGATGACGCCATCACCGAATACCCGATCCTGCTGGGCCGGAACGTGATGGTGAGCGATAGCCAGCAGGTGAGCGCCGGTGAACTGCTCACCGATGGTCCGATCAACCCCCACGAGCTGCTCGAGTGCTTCTTCGAAGACCTGCGCAGCCGCAAGCCCACCCTGGAGGCGGCGATGGAGGCCATCTCCAAGCTGCAATTCCGCTTGGTTCAGGAAGTGCAGAACGTCTACAAGTCGCAGGGCGTCACCATCGATGACAAGCACATCGAAGTGATCGTGCGCCAGATGACCAGCAAGGTGCGCATCGAGGACGCGGGTGACACCACCCTGCTGCCCGGTGAGCTGATTGAGCTGCGTCAGGTGGAGCAGGTGAACAGCGCCATGGCGATCACCGGCGGTGCTCCCGCTGAGTTCACCCCGGTGCTGCTGGGTATCACCAAGGCCTCGCTCAACACCGACAGCTTCATCTCCGCGGCCTCCTTCCAGGAGACCACCCGCGTGCTCACCGAAGCTGCCATCGAAGGCAAGAGCGACTGGCTGCGGGGTCTCAAGGAGAACGTGATCATCGGTCGCCTGATCCCGGCTGGTACGGGCTTCAGCGGCTTCGAGGAGGAACTGCGCGCCGAGGCAGGCCCCCACCCCGACATCCTCGATGAGGATGCGATGAACTACCGCCGCATGCAGAACCTGCGCCCGGATTACACCGTGGACATGCCGGCTGCCCCTGCACCCGGTAGTGCAGGTGCCCTGCTTGACGATCCCTCCGATGAGGATCTCGAAGCCACCCGCAGCCGCCATGGCATCGAGGCTTCGGCCAGCACCACCGCTGCCTTCACCCGCCCCACGGTGGAAGAAGGTCTCGAAGAGGAGCTGATCGCTGATCCTGAGGCGATGCAGGGTCTCCAGGAAGAGGGTCTGCTCACCGACGAGTGA